In Gemmata obscuriglobus, a single genomic region encodes these proteins:
- a CDS encoding TraR/DksA family transcriptional regulator — protein MTTPQPCARCGNEIPAERLQALPETQVCVACSRAMGGEFTVYVTPERISKEGSLKKNYGGYTTRKVRKPIKPAGGE, from the coding sequence ATGACGACCCCTCAACCGTGCGCCCGGTGCGGCAACGAGATCCCGGCGGAGCGCCTTCAGGCGCTCCCCGAGACGCAGGTGTGTGTGGCGTGCAGCCGCGCGATGGGCGGTGAGTTCACGGTGTACGTAACGCCCGAGCGCATCAGCAAGGAAGGGAGCCTGAAGAAGAACTACGGCGGCTACACCACCCGCAAGGTGCGCAAGCCTATCAAACCCGCGGGTGGCGAGTAG